The DNA segment TAGAGCCTTGTGGAACACCTCAGGCGGCGAGCCCGCCAGCTTCTCGAGGAGCCCGGCCCTCTCCTCCAGCTCCGACTCTAGATCTGTAACCAGGTCCGGTATCCGCGACACCGACTCCCTAAGCCTGTAGCTAGACTCGACAACGCCACCTGGGGTGTCGGGGGCCACAGAATCTCCCTTGGGATCCCATGCGAACACGTCTATCGCCTCGCCACCCTCAATCTCGGTGATCGAGATAACACGCCTCCTAACAGCCCCTCCATAGCCTGGGAGCCTGCGGAGCATCACGATAGCTCCGACGAGGCTGAGGAAGACCGGGGGGAGGCTTATGGGCTCGAGCTGGAGCCTGAGCACTACACCCTCGGGCGTGTCACCGTGCATTGTAGTCATGGAGCCGTGGCCGCTTGCTGCGGCCTGGGCGAGGAGCCTCGCCTCCCTCCCCCTAACCTCCCCAACTATAATATATTCAGCCCTCCTCCTGAGGGCGAACTTGAGGAGCTCCTCAAGCCCAACCTCAACCATGCTCTCCCCGGGCAGGGGCGGCCTTGTCACCAGCGAGTCCCAGTGCCTGTTGTAGAGTCTTATCTCGGGCGTATCCTCGATGGTTATGACCCTGTAGAAGGGGGGTATGAGGCCTGCGAGGGCCTGGAGCAGCGTCGTCTTACCACTGCCCATGGGCCCGGAGACTATTATGAACTGCTGCGCCTCTACAAGCAGCCACAGGTAGGCGGCCTGCAGCGGGGTGATAACCCTCCCCGCCACCAGGTCAGCCATGGTGACGGGCTTCTCCGGGTACTTTCTTATGACGAAGCTGCTGCCGAACCGGGAGACCTCCCTGGAGAAGGTGATAGCCACCCTATGGCCCTCGCCCGTTAGCCCCTCGGCGAGCGGCTGTGCTAGGCTGAGGCTCCTCCCAGCCTTTCTAGCGAGCTGTAGGGCCAGGGAGTTGGCCTCATCCTCTCCCAGGTCTAGATCGACGTCTATCCACCTTCCGGGGACTAGGCTGTGTATGACGGAAACGCCTCTCCCAGGCCCCTCGAAGGCTATCTCCTCTATATGGCTGTCTATCACGAGCGGGTATAGTCTGCCGTAGCCGCTCATCCTCTTCTCAACATGATACCTCTCCCCCTCCCCGGACGGCTCTATGTTTCCGGCTATGATCTCCTTGACAACGGCCTCCCCAGGCTCGGGCGGCTCATTGAAGGCGAGCCTCACACCCTCGCTGTTATCCCGGTAGAGGTAGTACTCCACAGGCCCTACAGAGTATTTGGCCACTAGCCTCCACTCCTCGAGGCCGCTCCATCCACGCCCGCCACCCTGCTCTACACCCGGCTTGCTGGGGGTTTGACGCTGTTTGGGTGTAAAAAACCTCCTAATCAACATTCACACCCGAGGACCTCCCGCAGCCCTAGCCTAGGAGAGGCTCACCGGAGGAGATGACAGTGTCTCCCCCGTGTCTGTTGTGTAGACCAGTGTGGCTGCGGCTGCGTCTGCTGGTAGTAGGAGATCGATAGTGAACTTGTCTCCCGGTTTGACTGTTATTGTGCCACCGTTCTGCGATAAATCTACGGTCTGCGGGGTGCCGTCTGGCATGTAATATTTAACCTGGGTTATGGTTATTGTGCCGCTGTGACCGTTGACGCCCGAGAGGTAGACGAGCTTCTCGGAGTTGCTGACGTACACTGTGTTTGCATTGACTATTACACCCTCGCCAGCCGCCATGACCGACTCGCTGCTGGACATGAAGTACTCGTAGACGACGAAACCCCCTATTATGGTGAACGCTATTAGGATTATGGAGGCTACCAGGGGGGAGAGCCCCCTCCTGCTCCTTCCTCCCATGTCTTCCAGCCGTGATCTAGTGTAGGGGGCGTTATACTCGAAGTCGTTTTAACGTTTAAACATTTAAGAAGGGTGGCTTGGTGCGGCTGCGGTGGAGGAGGTTAGGGACTGCAGGCTGGAGGAGGGGTTGACTGTAGACGGCCTTATAGGCTGCTACCGGGGGATACACGGCTTCATGGCCGGCCATCTGGCTGAGGCGGTTGAGGTCCTCAGGGAGGGGCTGGGGGTTAGTAGAGTGAGGATACTCACATTCACGGGCAACCTTGTGGCCACGGGGCTGAGGGGGGTTATAGCCCAGCTTATAGCCGGAGGCTTGTTCAACGTGGTGTTCACAACCACCGGAGCCCTAGACCACGATATAGCCAGGTTCATGGGGGGTAGGTATCTGAGGGGCCGCTTCGAGGCCGACGATGTGGAGCTTCATAGGAGGGGTGTGCACAGGCTCGGCAACGTGTTCATACCTGTGGAGAGCTACGGCCCCCTTGTGGAGAGGTTTGTAAGAACCCTCGTCGAGCGGGCGGCCGGGGAGAGGAGGGAGTGGGGTGTCTACGAGCTGCTGAGGCTAGCTGGCGAGCTTATGGAGGGCGATGAGAACTCCATACTAGCCGCCGCAGCCAGGAGGGGCGTGGACGTCTTCGTGCCAGGCTGGCCAGACGGAGCCTTCGGAACCTCCCTGTTCATGGAGAGACAGCGGGGCGCCGGCATAGCGGTAGACTACTTCAGGGATATGACCCGCCTCGCAGACATATTCTTCCCCCAGGAGGGCAAAGCGGCCGCACTGATAGTGGGGGGCGGCATCAGCAAGCACCACGCCATATGGTGGAGCCAGTTCAGAGGGGGCCTCGACTACGCCATCTACGTTACTACTGCTGTGGAGTATGACGGCAGCCTCAGCGGGGCGCACCCGCGAGAGGCGGTCAGCTGGGGGAAGATAAAGGAGTCTTCCAGGAGGGTTGTAGTCTACGGCGACGCAACTATAACACTCCCCATAATAGCCTACTGCCTCCTACACGGCTGCGGCTAGCCGCCTCTAGCCTTGTGTGACGCTATTAGGAAGTACTCCGGCCTGGCCGAGTGCCCGTGCTTTGGGGAGATATACTCCCTCACGCCCTTCAGCTTCAGCCTGTACACGCACCTCCCAGGTGTTACTATGCTGGGGTCATAGCTCTTCTCGAAAACCAGCTCTAGAACACCTTTGCGAAGCCTGTACCTACCCTCTGCTATAAGCCTGTCACCCTCCTCCTCGTCAACCTCTATCTCCTCAATAGGTATGACGCCGTAGCTGCGGGCCAGGGTGTTAAGGCACCTGAAAACCTTGTCGTTCCACACGAAAAGGCTGATCGCCTCCCTATCGTTAAGAACAAGCTTTATATGGAACCCCTTCTCCCCAGCGTGATGCACAACCCTCATATAGCCGCCGGCCTCAAGCCTCTCCAAATCCACCAGCTGCAGCTCCAGAGGCTGGTCCCTCTCACCCTCCATCCTAGGCTTATAGGGTATAACAGGATAGGCAGCCTCCAAACCCCCACCCCCTGGAATTTACTGGGGGGTATCTGGAGGGAAGAAGGTTTAAGCCCGAGCTAGAAGATGCCAAGGTTAAGAAAGCTGGTGCGGCGGCCGGGATTTGAACCCGGGACCTCCGGCTTGGCAGGCCGGCGTCCTAGTCCAGGCTAGACGACCGCCGCGCCCAGACTCTTGAGTACTGTCTCCGGAGGGTTAAAGATTTACTGGGGCCAGCCCAGCATTCCCACGAGGCTAAACCGACATACCTTATCTTTAAATCCTCCGGCGTGTTATCTGGTCTGTAAAGTGGGGGTGCGCGGGGTTGGACTGGCTGGAATGCCTCTGAATGTGTTCAAGCCCCTCTTCAGGCTTAGCCATGGTGTGGTAGGCCTGGTTTCCATCTCCTCCCTAAAGCCGCATGAGGAGATAGAGGGTGAAAGGCTCCATATCCTCCTCGAGGATATTAAGCGTAGGAGGCTTGTTGTGAAGCCCATACTCGTTGACGCCAAAACCCTTGTGATACTGGACGGCCACCATAGGTTCAACGCCCTTAAGATACTGGGAGCCAGGTACGCGCCAGCTGTGCTAGTAGACTACGACTCACCATGCGTCTCAGTAGGCTCGTGGAGGGAGGGTGTTAGCGTTTCGAAGGAGGAGGTTAGGAGGAGGGGTGTAGAGGGCAGGCTTTACCCGCCGAGAACCAGCCGCCATAGAGTGTGCTTCGAGATACCCGACGTCAACGCCACCCTGGAGGAGCTTGCGGGCGATGGGGTGGGGAGCGTTGGGTAGTTCTTAGGCCTGCCGCCCTCCCTAGTCTATCCAGTCTCCCGTCTCTATCTTCTCCGGTATGTACTGGTGGGCGAAGAACTTGAGGCCCTTGCTGGCGATAGCCTCTATCTCGAGCTTCACCAGGTGCTTCAGGAACAGCCTTATCTCGACGTTCCACCTACGGTTCTTCCCTATCCACGAGTAGTTTAGCAGCTCTTTAGCCCTCTTCACGTCCTTGTCTGTAGCCTTTATCATGAACTTCTTCCTCTCAGCCTCGCTAAGATACGGCTTCTTCCCCCTGTAGCCGAAGATGTCTGTCATCTGGACTCCGAGGAACTTGGCCTTGGGGGTGGCGAGCCTCTCGCTCTCGTAGCTGAGGGTTATGCTGCCCACCTTGTAGACCGAGTAGATGTACCACCCGTAGGGGTCGCTGTCGGTTATAATGTACACTGGCAGGTTCAGCTCCTCGTGCAGCCTCCTGACGAACCTCCTTGTGGCCCTGTCGGGCTGGCCGGAGCCCGTAACGAGAAGGGCCTTATACTTCTTCCAGAACCCGGCCCTGTGTAGCTGCTGGAACACAGCGTCCTTCTCAACAACAAGCACGAACTCAGCGTCGACGTCGAGGAACTCTATCAGGTCGGGGGTGGGCTCTATTGCGTACGCCCCGTGTCCTAGCTTGGAGAGGTCTATAACGTCTCCACCGCTCCTTATCCTCATGTTGCCGACTACTTTGCCCTTCTCCTTCGAGAGTATTAGCATGTCCTCCCTGAAGAGGCCAGTGTAGACCTCTATATCCTGTATCACGCTGTCGCTCTCCTTCTGCTCGTCCCACGTGTTCTCCTCCCTCTTCCTCCCAGTATAGTCCCTATACACTATAGTGTGCTTCCCCTTGTAGTACAGGTCCCTTATAGTCGGGTACTCGTTCTCGATGAGGGACTGGTATATTATGGAGGCCATCAGCAGGGTCTGCATGAACCTCCTCGACTCGCCCACGTTCAGGAACTCCCTCTCCAGCTTCTCCTCGCCTATAACCAGTATACCCCTCTCCGGGTCGAATATGGTGTTGGAGAGGGTCCTCTTCGGTATCTCCAGCTTAGGCGGCCTACCCTTTATGACGTCGCTTATCAGCCTGTGGAACTTCTTATACATAACCTCAGCCGCCCTAAGCCTAGCCTTAATATCTACCTCGTCCCCGAACATCTCGCCCGACACCCACCGTCACCCCCCCGGCTACTCGAGCTCCACGCTCTCCACTATCCTCCTTACAATCGCCTCCGGATCCTCGGTCTTGCCATCGACGGGCGGCAGCTCTATGTGGCGTGCTACAATCTTGATGAGGGCTTCCTGCAGCTTCTTAACCTCCTCAGGCTTGGGCGGCTGCCACTTGCTGGGGGGCCGTAGGAAGTATGCCAGGCTCACGGCAACCTCGGGTATGTACTTCGCCAGGGTCACACTCCTCCTTATAGCCTCCTCCTCCCTGGCCTTCCTGGACAGGTAGAGCCTAAGCCTCCTGGCAACCTCCTGCACCGCGTTCCTTATCTCCGCCTCTATCTCTGGGACGTCGCTGACGCTCTCTTTACCCACGCCCTTGTATGGCACCTTGGTGCTGGCTATGTGGACGAGCACAACAAGGGGGGCTGGGAAGTCGACGTTATACTGCCTCCAGTTGATGCTGCTGACCACCTTGTAGCTCACGTCCTCCCTCTCCTCGTAGAGCAGAGGGATCTTGTTGGCGTACCTCAGCAGCAGCGGCTCGCTGCGGGGCTCTATACCGCCCCCGTAGGCTATCCCAACCTCCACTATAAACGGGTGGCCCCTGTAGGCCTTGGGGCTCCTCGAGACAGCCCCCACCCACTCGGGGTTGAACATCCTCCTAAGCCCAATCTCTATTATATCGCTGCCTATTGGGCTCAGGTAGTCGCTCTTCGGGGCTCTGAAGGGGTACTCCATCAGGGCGTCTACCAGGCGCCTCAGGAGGCCCTCCCTACCCTTCTTCAAAAGCTCCCTGGGCTTCAGACCCGGGTCCAGCCCGTACCTCTCGAGGAAGTCCTGGGCGGTCTTGTCGCCTATGCTCTGGAACTCTTTCACGAGGAACTCCCTGAGGGTGGAGGCTCTGGTGTTCCGGAGCATGGATTTAAGCTGCTCAATATCGACGCCGTGTGGATGCGGCTTAGACTCCCTCGGCGGCTTGGGCAGCTTCCTCGTAGACCTGGGGAAATAGTATATCTCGCCGTCGGGCGTCTCAAGTATTATCTCGGCGTACGGCGCTATAACCGCAGTCCTCTTAATGTACTCCAGGATCTTGCTCTTAGCCCTGCTCCAGTCCCCCTCTAGCGAGAGGGTGACCCTAGTGCCGTGCCACGAGCCCCTCTTATTCCACTCACCCCTCTCCAGTATCCTGGGCTCGTTACGCTGGACGTCTATGACGAGCTTCATCATATAGACGTACTGGGACCCCTTAGTCGCGCTGTAAACCTCCACAGGGGTCCCCGCAGTCATCTGGCCGTAGAGTATGGCGGCCTTCACGCCCAGGCCGTACATCCCCCTCGTCTGTCTTATAACATATTTACTGCTGAAGAGGACCTTGCCGAAAGCCATAGCCATGCTGGTGACGGGCACCCCAATACCGTTGTCCTCAACCGTAACCCTGTAACGGGGCCTCCCCCCTTTATCCTCCGAGCCCTCTATCTGCCTAATGGATATGTGGATCCACGGTAGAATCCCCTTCGCGTCGGTGGCGTCCAGGCTATTCTCCACTAGCTCCCTTATAGTCTGGTAGAGGGCTCTAGTGGGGTTTGCGAACCCCGCCAGCTCCTTATTCTTGGCGAAGAACTCGGCTACACTCATCTCCCTATACTTCTCGCCCGTAGACCCGGGCCTCGCAGCCTCCTCAGCCCTCGCCCTCGACCTCCTGCTCCTCTTAGCCACAGCGCTCAAGCTACCCGCCCACCCCCGCAGAAGCGTTGGCGAGAGGCGGCAAACCTACCCCCGGAAAAAGAAATAACCCCCTAAGGCTATATGCAGGCCAGACTACATAACAGGGTAGCCCCAACCCCCTACATCCCGCTTGTGTTCTAAATCGTCGTCGGGAACCATAGGCTAATTGTTAAAAAGCCTATTCACGGCGGTGACTGTTGGAGTGGTTGGAGTCTGGTACAGTTCAGATTCAAATACTGTAGACTTCGACCCGCAAGTACCAGTCCGAAGCTTTGGTTTGAAGGGACTGCTTGTCCGTATATGTGTATAGCGGCAACTTAATCTATACTGCGATAGTGAATTAATCCTGGATTCCACATTAGGGTCTTGAAGCGGGTGTGGTGTATTGCGTCTATCCAGGTGGGTAGGCTGGAGGTATGTGGGTAGGCGTGTGAGGAGGCTTGAGGACTACCGCTTGTTGACAGGGAGGGGGAGGTATGTTGACGATGTTAGGCTGGAGGGCGTGCTCTACGCCGCGTTCGCCAGGTCCGAGTACCCCCACGCGGAGGTTAGGAAGGTTGACCTTAGCGATGCTTTGAAGGCGCCGGGCGTCGTGGCCGCGTTCAGCTATCAGGATCTCGAGGGCTCGCTGAAGCCGTGGACATTCGACGTCCCCTCGAGCCCCATGTACCCCCTGGCGAGGGATAGGGTTAGGTATTATGGGGAGCCTGTAGCGGTTGTTGTCGCCCGGGACCCGTACCAGGCGGCGGATGCTGTGGAGCTGGTGTCGGTCGACTACGAGCCCCTGGAGCCCGTCGTGGACCCTCTGAAGGCTATGGAGCCTGGGGCGCCTAGGGTGCATGACGAGGCCGAGGGTAACATAGCATATTCTAGGAGGCTGTCGTGCGGTGATGTGGAGAAGGCTTTCAGGGAGGCCGCGGTGGTTGTGGAGGACAGCCTTTGGGTTGCGAGGAAGTATGCGGCGAGCCTCGAGCCCCGGGGAGTCGCCG comes from the Aeropyrum camini SY1 = JCM 12091 genome and includes:
- a CDS encoding type II/IV secretion system ATPase subunit, which gives rise to MIRRFFTPKQRQTPSKPGVEQGGGRGWSGLEEWRLVAKYSVGPVEYYLYRDNSEGVRLAFNEPPEPGEAVVKEIIAGNIEPSGEGERYHVEKRMSGYGRLYPLVIDSHIEEIAFEGPGRGVSVIHSLVPGRWIDVDLDLGEDEANSLALQLARKAGRSLSLAQPLAEGLTGEGHRVAITFSREVSRFGSSFVIRKYPEKPVTMADLVAGRVITPLQAAYLWLLVEAQQFIIVSGPMGSGKTTLLQALAGLIPPFYRVITIEDTPEIRLYNRHWDSLVTRPPLPGESMVEVGLEELLKFALRRRAEYIIVGEVRGREARLLAQAAASGHGSMTTMHGDTPEGVVLRLQLEPISLPPVFLSLVGAIVMLRRLPGYGGAVRRRVISITEIEGGEAIDVFAWDPKGDSVAPDTPGGVVESSYRLRESVSRIPDLVTDLESELEERAGLLEKLAGSPPEVFHKALARFYSERYGRV
- a CDS encoding archaellin/type IV pilin N-terminal domain-containing protein, giving the protein MGGRSRRGLSPLVASIILIAFTIIGGFVVYEYFMSSSESVMAAGEGVIVNANTVYVSNSEKLVYLSGVNGHSGTITITQVKYYMPDGTPQTVDLSQNGGTITVKPGDKFTIDLLLPADAAAATLVYTTDTGETLSSPPVSLS
- a CDS encoding deoxyhypusine synthase, producing MEEVRDCRLEEGLTVDGLIGCYRGIHGFMAGHLAEAVEVLREGLGVSRVRILTFTGNLVATGLRGVIAQLIAGGLFNVVFTTTGALDHDIARFMGGRYLRGRFEADDVELHRRGVHRLGNVFIPVESYGPLVERFVRTLVERAAGERREWGVYELLRLAGELMEGDENSILAAAARRGVDVFVPGWPDGAFGTSLFMERQRGAGIAVDYFRDMTRLADIFFPQEGKAAALIVGGGISKHHAIWWSQFRGGLDYAIYVTTAVEYDGSLSGAHPREAVSWGKIKESSRRVVVYGDATITLPIIAYCLLHGCG
- a CDS encoding ParB N-terminal domain-containing protein → MRGVGLAGMPLNVFKPLFRLSHGVVGLVSISSLKPHEEIEGERLHILLEDIKRRRLVVKPILVDAKTLVILDGHHRFNALKILGARYAPAVLVDYDSPCVSVGSWREGVSVSKEEVRRRGVEGRLYPPRTSRHRVCFEIPDVNATLEELAGDGVGSVG
- a CDS encoding DNA topoisomerase IV subunit A → MSGEMFGDEVDIKARLRAAEVMYKKFHRLISDVIKGRPPKLEIPKRTLSNTIFDPERGILVIGEEKLEREFLNVGESRRFMQTLLMASIIYQSLIENEYPTIRDLYYKGKHTIVYRDYTGRKREENTWDEQKESDSVIQDIEVYTGLFREDMLILSKEKGKVVGNMRIRSGGDVIDLSKLGHGAYAIEPTPDLIEFLDVDAEFVLVVEKDAVFQQLHRAGFWKKYKALLVTGSGQPDRATRRFVRRLHEELNLPVYIITDSDPYGWYIYSVYKVGSITLSYESERLATPKAKFLGVQMTDIFGYRGKKPYLSEAERKKFMIKATDKDVKRAKELLNYSWIGKNRRWNVEIRLFLKHLVKLEIEAIASKGLKFFAHQYIPEKIETGDWID
- the top6B gene encoding DNA topoisomerase VI subunit B, whose amino-acid sequence is MSAVAKRSRRSRARAEEAARPGSTGEKYREMSVAEFFAKNKELAGFANPTRALYQTIRELVENSLDATDAKGILPWIHISIRQIEGSEDKGGRPRYRVTVEDNGIGVPVTSMAMAFGKVLFSSKYVIRQTRGMYGLGVKAAILYGQMTAGTPVEVYSATKGSQYVYMMKLVIDVQRNEPRILERGEWNKRGSWHGTRVTLSLEGDWSRAKSKILEYIKRTAVIAPYAEIILETPDGEIYYFPRSTRKLPKPPRESKPHPHGVDIEQLKSMLRNTRASTLREFLVKEFQSIGDKTAQDFLERYGLDPGLKPRELLKKGREGLLRRLVDALMEYPFRAPKSDYLSPIGSDIIEIGLRRMFNPEWVGAVSRSPKAYRGHPFIVEVGIAYGGGIEPRSEPLLLRYANKIPLLYEEREDVSYKVVSSINWRQYNVDFPAPLVVLVHIASTKVPYKGVGKESVSDVPEIEAEIRNAVQEVARRLRLYLSRKAREEEAIRRSVTLAKYIPEVAVSLAYFLRPPSKWQPPKPEEVKKLQEALIKIVARHIELPPVDGKTEDPEAIVRRIVESVELE